The following are from one region of the Rosistilla carotiformis genome:
- a CDS encoding type II toxin-antitoxin system RelE/ParE family toxin, protein MAHVIFSPEADDDLEAIVDYIARDKPMAARQWLWEILKTCEMLANQPGVGEDRKGLGVTGCRSYSVGQYVVFFRAREDGIEVSRVIHGSRDMTNL, encoded by the coding sequence ATGGCCCACGTCATCTTCTCACCGGAAGCAGATGACGATCTCGAAGCAATCGTTGACTACATTGCACGGGACAAGCCGATGGCCGCCCGCCAATGGCTTTGGGAAATTCTTAAGACGTGTGAAATGCTTGCGAACCAACCGGGGGTAGGGGAAGATCGCAAAGGTCTTGGTGTTACGGGGTGCCGGTCTTATAGCGTTGGGCAGTATGTTGTGTTCTTCCGTGCGAGGGAGGATGGCATCGAGGTCTCGCGGGTGATTCACGGAAGCCGCGACATGACGAATCTCTAG
- a CDS encoding acyl-CoA carboxylase subunit beta, with translation MTSLRELTERITCQELTLREGGGAEGQQRQLRHGRLPVRQRLELLLDPGRPFLELGLWAANGMYQEWGGVPAAGIVTGIGFVQGRGCLIAANDATVKAGAMFPQSVKKLLRAQKIAYQFRIPVIYLVDSAGVFLPLQDEIFPDEDDFGRIFRNNAVLSAAGVIQYAAVMGNCVAGGAYLPVLCDKLLMTDGSQMCLAGPALVKAAIGQTADPEQLGGASMHAAISGTVDFHEPDDPACLNRLRSLVDLLPIDRSRASDICDVGTERDCDSVYDIVSADGRQEYDVRDVLRCIVDGDSLQEYKAEFGQTIVAVFARIGGHPIGIVANQKRRCRAADGELQVGGVIYPDAADKAARFVMDCNQMRVPIVFVQDVQGFMVGKQAEQAGIIRAGAKLVNVISNSIVPKLTVIIGGSFGAGHYAMCGKAYDPALILAWPSAKYAVMGGNQAADTLLQLQLREAQRNGRSLADEEVDALRDSIRQRYQEQTDIRFGAARGWVDAIIPPHETRLWLQTALDLLPTTDQQNFRTGVLQV, from the coding sequence ATGACCAGCTTGAGAGAGCTCACCGAACGAATCACTTGCCAAGAGTTGACGCTCCGTGAAGGAGGCGGTGCCGAGGGGCAGCAGCGACAGTTGCGGCACGGCCGATTGCCGGTGCGTCAGCGGTTGGAATTGTTGTTGGATCCCGGGCGACCCTTCTTGGAACTGGGGCTCTGGGCGGCGAATGGGATGTACCAAGAATGGGGCGGCGTTCCGGCAGCGGGAATCGTCACGGGGATTGGTTTTGTTCAAGGTCGCGGTTGTCTGATCGCCGCCAATGACGCAACGGTCAAAGCGGGAGCGATGTTTCCACAATCGGTCAAGAAGCTGTTGCGAGCACAGAAGATCGCCTATCAGTTTCGTATTCCGGTGATCTATCTGGTCGATTCAGCCGGCGTCTTTTTGCCACTGCAGGACGAGATCTTTCCCGACGAAGACGACTTCGGACGGATCTTCCGCAACAACGCAGTCCTCTCGGCCGCGGGAGTGATCCAATACGCGGCGGTGATGGGAAACTGTGTCGCCGGCGGAGCATACCTTCCAGTTTTGTGCGACAAGCTGCTGATGACCGATGGCAGCCAGATGTGTCTGGCGGGACCGGCGCTTGTGAAAGCGGCGATCGGCCAAACCGCCGATCCCGAACAGCTTGGCGGGGCGTCGATGCACGCAGCGATCAGCGGCACCGTCGACTTTCACGAACCGGACGATCCCGCTTGCTTGAACCGCTTGCGGTCGCTGGTCGATCTGTTGCCGATCGATCGGTCGCGAGCGAGCGACATTTGTGACGTGGGGACCGAGCGAGATTGCGATTCGGTTTACGACATCGTTTCGGCGGACGGGCGGCAGGAGTACGACGTCCGCGACGTGTTGCGATGCATCGTCGATGGTGATTCGTTGCAAGAATACAAAGCGGAATTTGGGCAGACGATTGTGGCGGTGTTCGCTCGGATCGGCGGGCATCCAATCGGAATCGTCGCCAACCAAAAACGGCGATGCCGGGCGGCCGACGGTGAGCTTCAAGTCGGCGGCGTGATCTATCCCGACGCCGCCGACAAAGCCGCTCGGTTTGTGATGGACTGCAATCAGATGCGAGTTCCGATCGTCTTCGTTCAGGACGTGCAGGGCTTTATGGTTGGCAAACAGGCCGAGCAAGCGGGGATCATCCGCGCCGGAGCCAAGTTGGTCAATGTGATCAGTAATTCGATCGTTCCGAAGTTGACAGTGATCATCGGCGGATCGTTTGGTGCGGGGCACTATGCGATGTGCGGAAAAGCGTACGACCCCGCGCTGATCCTCGCCTGGCCCTCGGCAAAGTACGCCGTGATGGGAGGCAATCAAGCGGCCGATACGTTGCTGCAATTGCAGTTGCGCGAAGCCCAACGCAACGGTCGCTCACTGGCCGACGAGGAAGTCGACGCGCTGCGAGATTCGATCCGCCAGCGATATCAAGAACAGACCGACATCCGCTTCGGTGCAGCGCGCGGTTGGGTCGACGCGATCATCCCGCCGCACGAAACGCGACTCTGGTTGCAGACGGCGCTCGATCTGTTGCCGACAACGGATCAACAAAATTTCAGAACGGGAGTGTTGCAGGTTTAG
- a CDS encoding ribbon-helix-helix domain-containing protein produces the protein MSTGIPEDMESFVQRMVVGRRFLSEQDVVTEGLRLLQARETLRDEVAKGFASLDAGQEVPADQVFARAEQRIAEIERGNR, from the coding sequence ATGAGTACAGGCATTCCAGAAGACATGGAGTCATTCGTTCAGCGAATGGTCGTTGGGCGTAGGTTTTTGAGTGAACAAGATGTGGTTACCGAAGGATTGCGTTTGCTTCAGGCTCGCGAGACCCTTCGTGATGAAGTTGCCAAAGGGTTTGCGAGCCTCGATGCAGGCCAAGAGGTTCCAGCGGATCAAGTGTTTGCAAGGGCTGAACAACGAATCGCGGAAATTGAACGCGGAAACCGATAA
- a CDS encoding enoyl-CoA hydratase/isomerase family protein — translation MEEWILVESIQPGIESIVLNRPGRRNALSIELLDQLSAALQRIESDRGNRVVILRAAGPVFSAGLDLREAADFALVERSAAAVERALRQLRETSLIVIAAVQGGAFAGGAGLMAACDLVIAAEDAKFGFPEARRGLLPALICDVLRYKVREGDLRELFLLGDTVDAARAQQVGLVQRIVAAAELQAAAVAAAEAVIAGGPQTIRQTKRLINETFAVPKTKDAGDSIKKHLAARHSTEAHEGLAAFIEKRDPRWEAT, via the coding sequence ATGGAAGAATGGATCCTCGTCGAATCGATCCAGCCGGGAATTGAGTCGATCGTGCTGAACCGTCCCGGTCGCCGCAATGCGCTGAGCATCGAACTGTTGGATCAATTGTCTGCCGCGTTGCAACGGATTGAATCGGATCGCGGTAATCGCGTGGTGATTTTGCGAGCCGCCGGGCCGGTCTTCTCCGCGGGGCTCGATCTGCGTGAAGCTGCCGATTTCGCGTTGGTTGAACGATCCGCGGCGGCGGTCGAGCGGGCGCTGCGACAGTTGCGGGAGACATCGTTGATCGTGATCGCGGCGGTTCAAGGCGGCGCGTTTGCCGGCGGAGCGGGACTGATGGCAGCTTGTGATCTAGTGATCGCAGCAGAGGATGCCAAGTTTGGATTCCCCGAAGCCCGGCGTGGTCTGTTGCCCGCATTGATCTGCGATGTGCTGCGTTACAAAGTACGCGAAGGGGATCTGCGGGAACTGTTTCTGTTGGGCGACACAGTCGACGCCGCGCGAGCGCAGCAGGTTGGGCTGGTGCAGCGGATTGTTGCGGCAGCTGAGTTGCAAGCCGCTGCGGTTGCAGCAGCTGAGGCCGTGATCGCTGGCGGTCCCCAGACGATTCGCCAGACGAAGCGGTTGATCAACGAGACCTTTGCCGTTCCTAAAACAAAAGATGCGGGAGACAGTATCAAAAAACATCTGGCCGCTCGTCACAGCACCGAGGCGCATGAAGGGCTGGCTGCGTTTATTGAAAAGCGAGATCCAAGATGGGAAGCCACGTAA
- a CDS encoding addiction module protein, giving the protein MTVEQVINDLAALPPSDQLRVVQAIWDQLPRDVGTELSEAQQAELNRRWSEYQADPSSALTEDEFRVALGR; this is encoded by the coding sequence ATGACCGTAGAACAAGTGATCAACGACCTAGCAGCTTTGCCGCCAAGCGACCAACTTCGAGTCGTGCAGGCGATTTGGGACCAATTGCCCCGCGATGTGGGGACGGAATTATCCGAAGCCCAACAAGCGGAGCTAAATCGTCGCTGGTCGGAATACCAAGCAGATCCTTCGTCCGCTTTGACAGAAGACGAATTTCGCGTGGCACTCGGGCGATAG
- a CDS encoding cobalamin B12-binding domain-containing protein, with translation MNRPPLAQRILLAKVGLDGHDRGIKVVARGLRDAGFHVIYSGLWQSIDAVVQAAADEDVDWLGVSILNGAHMSLVPALLEALRQRELSHIGVIVGGIIPPADQAKLIELGVRGCFGPGTPLPSIVEFCNS, from the coding sequence ATGAACCGACCTCCACTTGCTCAACGAATTTTGTTAGCCAAAGTTGGACTCGACGGTCACGACCGCGGGATCAAGGTCGTCGCCCGAGGCTTGCGCGACGCGGGGTTCCACGTAATCTACAGCGGTCTGTGGCAATCGATCGATGCCGTCGTCCAAGCCGCGGCTGACGAAGACGTCGACTGGCTGGGCGTCAGCATTCTCAATGGTGCTCATATGTCTCTGGTTCCCGCGCTTTTGGAAGCGCTCCGCCAACGAGAACTCTCCCATATCGGCGTGATTGTCGGCGGTATCATTCCGCCAGCCGACCAGGCGAAACTGATCGAACTCGGAGTTCGCGGCTGTTTCGGCCCCGGGACGCCCCTTCCTTCGATCGTCGAGTTTTGCAACAGCTGA
- a CDS encoding acyclic terpene utilization AtuA family protein produces the protein MSRSIRIGNAQAFWGDRSAAAAEMLNLEPELDYLTLDYLAEVSMSILAMQRQLNPELGYARDFVDVIRSLAPYWAAGGRCRVLANAGGLNPAACADACRRALEQEGCPSLRIGIVSGDDVLDELRSSAAAEEFKNLDDGESLADNVDRIVTANAYLGAGPIAQALADGAQIVITGRVADPSLVVAACLHHFGWQESELDRLAGATVAGHLIECGTQVTGGISTDWLNVPDPANIGFPIVEVADSGNCIVSKPHGTGGRVTATTVREQLVYEIGDPRDYRSPGVCVRFDGLRVEDLGSNRVRVSGAVGHPRPEQYKVSATLRDGFRAAGTLVIVGRDAVRKAKRCGEMVLQRVSEAGFEIRDSVIECLGSGACAGSVLCQDSDGDPDVFGEVVLRIAIESETQAAAERFARELMPLITAGPQGTTGYAEGRPRVRPVIRYWPCLIDRDRVTPRVDAIQTDDTSTDDPSPSASETQEKTLLVQGGIASQYCEGESESEMTTGIDAPATIASRLGSIAFARSGDKGTSANIGVLLRSDDDWGFLEAWLTADRVAAFLQPLGVQSVERYELKNLGALNFVIRGILQNRLRSDAQGKTLGQLLLEMPLPAERGRTIEADER, from the coding sequence ATGTCGCGTTCGATTCGAATCGGAAATGCACAAGCGTTCTGGGGTGATCGCAGCGCAGCGGCGGCGGAGATGTTGAATCTGGAACCCGAGCTGGATTACCTGACGCTGGACTATCTGGCCGAGGTCTCAATGTCGATCCTGGCGATGCAGCGACAACTGAATCCAGAACTGGGCTACGCTCGCGATTTTGTCGATGTCATCCGATCGTTGGCTCCTTATTGGGCGGCGGGAGGCCGCTGCCGAGTGCTCGCCAATGCGGGCGGACTAAATCCAGCTGCCTGTGCCGATGCGTGTCGTAGGGCGCTGGAACAGGAGGGATGTCCGTCGCTAAGGATCGGGATCGTCAGCGGCGACGACGTCTTGGACGAACTCCGGTCGTCCGCTGCCGCGGAGGAGTTCAAAAACTTGGACGACGGCGAATCACTAGCTGACAACGTCGATCGGATCGTGACGGCCAACGCGTATCTGGGAGCCGGTCCGATCGCCCAAGCGCTGGCCGATGGAGCCCAGATCGTGATCACGGGCCGCGTCGCTGACCCATCGCTGGTCGTGGCGGCTTGTCTGCATCATTTCGGCTGGCAAGAGAGCGAACTGGATCGCTTGGCCGGCGCGACGGTGGCGGGCCATCTGATCGAATGCGGAACTCAAGTGACCGGTGGGATCAGCACCGATTGGCTAAATGTTCCCGACCCCGCCAACATCGGATTCCCGATCGTCGAGGTCGCCGACTCGGGAAACTGTATCGTCAGCAAACCGCACGGCACGGGAGGACGCGTGACGGCGACGACGGTTCGCGAGCAATTGGTCTACGAAATCGGCGATCCCCGCGACTACCGAAGTCCCGGTGTTTGTGTCCGCTTCGATGGACTGCGGGTCGAAGATTTGGGATCCAATCGGGTGCGAGTCTCCGGTGCGGTTGGTCATCCGCGACCCGAACAATATAAGGTCAGTGCAACTCTACGCGATGGCTTTCGCGCGGCGGGGACACTGGTTATCGTGGGGCGCGATGCGGTCCGCAAAGCGAAGCGATGCGGCGAGATGGTTTTGCAACGCGTGAGCGAAGCGGGATTCGAAATTCGCGACAGCGTGATCGAATGTCTGGGGAGCGGTGCTTGTGCTGGAAGCGTTTTATGCCAAGACAGCGATGGCGATCCGGATGTCTTTGGTGAAGTCGTTCTGCGGATCGCAATCGAATCGGAAACGCAAGCCGCGGCTGAGCGGTTCGCTCGCGAATTGATGCCCTTGATTACCGCCGGGCCACAAGGGACCACCGGCTACGCCGAGGGACGTCCACGCGTGCGACCGGTGATCCGGTATTGGCCCTGTTTGATCGATCGAGATCGCGTCACGCCACGTGTCGACGCGATCCAAACCGATGACACCTCGACGGACGACCCGTCGCCGAGTGCTTCCGAAACTCAGGAGAAGACGCTTTTGGTGCAAGGTGGAATCGCCAGTCAGTATTGCGAAGGTGAATCGGAATCGGAAATGACAACCGGCATAGACGCACCCGCAACAATCGCTTCGCGTTTGGGATCGATCGCGTTTGCACGCAGCGGCGATAAAGGGACATCGGCCAATATCGGAGTCTTGTTGCGATCCGATGACGATTGGGGATTTCTGGAAGCTTGGTTGACGGCGGATCGCGTGGCAGCGTTCTTGCAGCCGCTAGGTGTCCAATCGGTCGAGCGCTATGAACTGAAGAATCTCGGCGCACTGAATTTTGTCATCCGTGGTATCTTGCAGAACCGGTTGCGCAGCGACGCACAAGGTAAAACACTGGGGCAGTTGCTGTTGGAAATGCCCTTGCCTGCCGAACGTGGGCGTACAATAGAAGCTGACGAAAGGTGA
- a CDS encoding bifunctional 2-methylcitrate dehydratase/aconitate hydratase: MPHDSSRNQIPSLAQRLGRGDRVALARLLSLACKQEHRSTIAAAIRGQDASASPRDAEVIALTGSGGVGKSSLLGLLVNDYVDRGATVGVLACDPESPISGGAVLGDRCRIATGSATKRLFVRSLSTMSGQQGVASSVALSLRIMKAFGFDRIFVETVGVGQGDVAIRDLVDVVVLTLQPQTGDDLQWEKAGLLEVADVVVVNKSDLPGADATVADLRQQLTSSDSPSVAIVQTSVADRTGIETLAAAIDTALRSRRDVRSMNAHAAKPRAIAAGDTTQTDPLLEQIADYVCAPANFSEEAWATARLCLFDSLGCGLLALNHPQCTRLLGPVVPGATLENGARVPGTAYRLDPVAAAWNVGCMIRWLDFNDTWLAAEWGHPSDNFGGILAVADYQARQGNPLTVRDVLSAAIKAYEIQGILALENSFNRVGLDHVLLVRIATSAVATQLLGGTRQQVIDAVSNAWVDGGALRCYRHAPNTGSRKSWAAGDATRRGVQLALWSVAGERGYATALSTPQWGFEDVLFAGQPIALPRPLGCYVIENVLFKVAFPAEFHAQTAAEAAIALSPQAGSRLDSIQRIRIETQESAIRIIDKTGTLHNPADRDHCLQYIVAVALLKGRLAAEDYEADAASDPRIDRLRSLMEVVEDRRYSRDYLDPDKRSIANAVQLFYDDGSASQRVVVEYPLGHRRRRDEAKPLLREKFISNVATRFSPQRVELLQRCFDDDGLDAMSIDRFIDHLVETS, translated from the coding sequence ATGCCGCACGATAGCTCTCGCAACCAGATTCCATCGCTTGCCCAACGATTGGGCCGCGGCGATCGAGTGGCACTGGCGAGGTTGTTGTCTTTGGCCTGTAAACAGGAGCATCGATCGACCATTGCGGCGGCGATACGCGGGCAGGATGCGAGCGCGTCGCCGCGCGATGCGGAGGTGATCGCGTTGACCGGCAGCGGCGGTGTGGGCAAGAGCAGTCTGCTGGGATTGTTGGTCAACGATTATGTCGATCGTGGAGCCACGGTCGGCGTGTTGGCTTGCGATCCGGAGAGTCCGATCAGCGGCGGGGCGGTGTTGGGAGACCGTTGCCGGATCGCGACCGGATCGGCGACCAAGCGGTTGTTCGTTCGCAGTCTTTCCACGATGTCGGGGCAGCAAGGCGTGGCCTCGTCGGTAGCGCTATCACTGCGAATCATGAAAGCCTTCGGATTCGATCGGATCTTCGTGGAGACCGTTGGCGTCGGGCAAGGGGATGTTGCAATCCGCGATCTGGTCGACGTCGTCGTCCTGACGCTGCAACCGCAGACCGGCGACGATTTGCAATGGGAGAAAGCCGGCCTCTTGGAAGTCGCTGACGTGGTGGTCGTCAATAAATCGGACCTGCCTGGAGCCGATGCGACAGTCGCCGATCTGCGACAACAATTGACGAGTTCCGATTCACCATCGGTAGCGATCGTGCAGACGTCGGTTGCGGATCGGACAGGGATCGAAACGCTTGCCGCAGCGATCGACACCGCGTTGCGATCGCGCCGCGACGTTCGCTCAATGAACGCACACGCTGCGAAACCGCGTGCGATCGCTGCGGGCGATACAACGCAGACCGATCCGTTGTTGGAACAAATCGCCGATTATGTCTGCGCCCCGGCGAACTTTAGCGAAGAAGCCTGGGCCACCGCCAGGCTGTGCCTGTTCGATAGCCTCGGTTGCGGATTGTTAGCACTCAACCATCCGCAGTGCACCCGGTTGTTGGGGCCCGTCGTTCCCGGAGCAACATTGGAAAACGGAGCGCGAGTGCCGGGCACGGCTTATCGTTTGGATCCGGTCGCGGCGGCTTGGAACGTCGGATGCATGATCCGCTGGCTCGATTTCAACGACACCTGGCTGGCAGCCGAATGGGGCCATCCGTCCGACAATTTTGGCGGCATCTTGGCGGTAGCGGACTATCAAGCTCGGCAAGGTAATCCGCTGACGGTCCGCGACGTCTTGTCCGCTGCGATCAAGGCGTATGAAATCCAGGGGATCTTGGCGCTGGAAAACTCTTTCAATCGAGTCGGCTTGGATCATGTGCTGTTGGTCCGGATCGCGACCTCCGCCGTGGCGACTCAACTGTTGGGAGGCACGCGGCAGCAGGTGATCGATGCGGTCAGCAACGCTTGGGTCGACGGCGGCGCCCTGCGATGCTACCGCCACGCCCCCAACACCGGTTCGCGAAAGAGTTGGGCCGCGGGGGATGCGACGCGGCGTGGCGTGCAGTTAGCGCTTTGGAGCGTCGCTGGCGAGCGAGGCTATGCCACCGCATTGTCGACTCCGCAGTGGGGATTTGAAGACGTGTTGTTCGCCGGCCAACCGATCGCGTTGCCGCGACCGCTGGGATGTTACGTGATCGAGAACGTGTTGTTTAAAGTCGCGTTTCCTGCCGAGTTCCATGCGCAGACGGCTGCCGAAGCGGCCATCGCATTGTCGCCACAAGCCGGATCGCGACTGGATTCCATCCAACGGATTCGGATCGAGACGCAGGAATCGGCGATCCGGATCATCGACAAGACGGGAACGCTGCACAATCCGGCCGATCGCGATCATTGTTTGCAGTACATCGTGGCGGTTGCGCTGCTGAAAGGACGTCTTGCGGCGGAGGATTATGAAGCCGATGCCGCCTCCGATCCGCGGATCGATCGGCTGCGATCGCTGATGGAAGTCGTCGAAGACCGGCGGTACTCACGCGACTATCTGGATCCCGACAAACGTTCGATCGCCAATGCGGTCCAGTTGTTTTATGACGATGGTTCGGCAAGCCAGCGCGTTGTTGTCGAATATCCGTTGGGGCATCGACGTCGACGCGACGAAGCGAAACCACTGCTGCGGGAAAAGTTCATCAGCAACGTGGCAACGCGCTTCAGTCCCCAGCGAGTTGAGTTATTGCAGCGCTGTTTTGACGATGACGGATTGGACGCAATGTCGATCGATCGATTCATCGATCATCTTGTGGAAACCTCATGA
- a CDS encoding acyl-CoA dehydrogenase family protein: MGSHVTEPSAERLQQRAEQIRQAEELLGSLPQTIGLAKGLFAGRLIADWVFPYPQLSINQKADTDAAVAELEAFCDRNLDPVRIDREADIPRELIDGLGQFGLLGMTAPEEFGGRGYSQMAYCRLLEVIGSRCSATAIFVNAHHSIGMRGLLLFGSDAQRRRWLPDLVSGKKLAAFALTEPDAGSDAANVQTMAVPTADGQHFVLNGQKRYITNGAIADVLTVMARTPVAESDKTAITAFLVTPDMPGFQVTEPRMEKLGIRGTATSRLAFDNMRVPRENILGPIGKGLKVALTVLDFGRTTFGACCTGAAKTCLQLATEHAHRRRQFGRSLAEFELVQQKLVRMSAWTYAMEAMTTVTAGLIDRGLEDYMLETAMLKVWSTERLWTIVNDAFQIHGGAAYFTDLPLERMLRDHRINQIGEGANEVLMSFIALTGMRGPGLQMQAVASAWKHPLRDAGLVCRFATDGLRLRCCSPAVPLRTPELRRYGKQLGKQIRRFGATVQKTLVTHREEVLERQLVLERIAWMAMELFAAASTLSRLDSDLANNDRTHDAVARWCFADSHRRIEGLQRAMRCNDDDLLKRAAN; this comes from the coding sequence ATGGGAAGCCACGTAACCGAACCGTCGGCGGAGCGTCTGCAGCAGCGAGCCGAACAGATCCGCCAAGCCGAAGAACTGCTGGGCTCGCTGCCGCAAACGATCGGATTGGCCAAGGGATTGTTTGCCGGCCGGTTGATAGCTGATTGGGTCTTTCCTTATCCGCAACTGTCGATCAATCAGAAAGCCGACACCGATGCGGCGGTTGCCGAATTGGAAGCGTTCTGCGATCGGAATCTCGATCCGGTGCGGATCGATCGCGAAGCGGATATTCCACGTGAATTGATCGATGGATTGGGGCAGTTTGGTTTGTTGGGGATGACGGCGCCCGAGGAGTTTGGCGGCCGCGGGTATTCCCAAATGGCCTATTGCCGATTGTTGGAAGTGATCGGCAGCCGATGTAGTGCGACGGCGATCTTCGTCAACGCGCATCATTCGATTGGGATGCGAGGGCTGTTGCTGTTCGGGAGCGATGCGCAGCGACGGCGTTGGTTGCCCGATTTGGTCAGCGGAAAGAAGCTGGCGGCGTTTGCGTTGACCGAACCCGACGCCGGCTCCGATGCGGCAAACGTGCAAACGATGGCGGTTCCGACGGCCGACGGTCAACACTTTGTGCTTAATGGGCAGAAACGATACATCACCAATGGAGCGATCGCGGATGTCTTGACGGTGATGGCGCGAACGCCGGTCGCCGAGAGCGACAAGACGGCGATCACCGCGTTTCTCGTTACGCCCGATATGCCGGGATTCCAGGTGACCGAACCGCGGATGGAAAAGCTGGGGATCCGCGGGACCGCGACGTCTCGGTTGGCCTTCGACAACATGCGCGTACCGCGTGAAAATATCTTGGGGCCGATCGGCAAGGGATTGAAGGTCGCCCTGACGGTGCTCGATTTTGGCCGCACCACGTTCGGAGCCTGTTGTACCGGAGCGGCGAAGACTTGTCTGCAACTGGCGACCGAACACGCGCATCGTCGACGGCAGTTTGGCCGCTCGTTGGCGGAGTTCGAACTGGTGCAACAGAAGCTGGTGCGGATGTCGGCTTGGACCTACGCGATGGAAGCGATGACAACGGTCACGGCGGGGCTGATCGATCGCGGTTTGGAAGACTACATGTTGGAGACCGCGATGTTGAAGGTCTGGAGCACCGAGCGGTTGTGGACGATCGTCAACGACGCGTTTCAGATTCACGGCGGCGCTGCCTACTTCACCGACCTGCCTCTTGAACGGATGCTCCGCGACCATCGCATCAATCAAATCGGCGAAGGGGCCAACGAAGTGCTGATGTCGTTCATCGCGTTGACGGGGATGCGAGGTCCGGGCTTACAGATGCAAGCGGTCGCGTCGGCGTGGAAACATCCGCTGCGGGACGCCGGGTTGGTGTGCCGGTTTGCGACCGATGGGCTTCGCTTGCGGTGTTGTTCTCCCGCGGTCCCGCTGCGAACGCCGGAACTGCGACGGTACGGAAAGCAGCTGGGAAAACAGATCCGCCGCTTTGGGGCGACGGTGCAAAAGACATTGGTCACGCATCGCGAAGAGGTGCTCGAACGCCAGTTGGTGTTGGAACGAATCGCATGGATGGCGATGGAGTTGTTCGCCGCGGCGTCGACGCTGAGCCGATTGGACAGCGATCTGGCGAACAACGATCGCACGCACGATGCCGTCGCACGATGGTGTTTCGCTGATTCACATCGCCGCATCGAAGGATTGCAGCGAGCGATGCGTTGTAATGACGACGACCTGCTGAAGCGTGCAGCGAATTAG